In Methanosarcina siciliae T4/M, one genomic interval encodes:
- a CDS encoding DNA primase family protein: MTAEQLWNNTKPIKCSIGQQMEYEPPAGSLMARLRSKYNKLPDLDPELCNFIITDPTIDELINTDFEKVTNPGNVYRKLTGKLIDFTDKEIDLIITTYAKSNFWEMIPEGSRMERIQQIKEEKKENERVSKRRPDKTDKTKIKVPFKDVGDKIMNTYSLFVMADTKEFYVYINGVYKNEGSELFIRARIRAIYGDLYEEKLRDECPDIDDVERPTPGSKYIHEVLEYIRDCAFIQRREIDQRQLNSRYINLTNGLFNLDTWKLEPHDPEYLSISQIPVTYDTKANCPEIKNYLVSCELEEKNVNLLLEFAGYCLIPDVSMQKALMLYGTGSNGKSVFINLLKNILGKGNVSSETLQDLEENPYRVANLYGKLLNAFPDLKDSTLQTNEKFNTLTGNDTELMAERKYQNSFSFNPTVKLMFSANRIPFAYSDNYAYYRRWMLIKFPRTFEKNEIDEHLINKLTTEQEKSGFLNLMLAGLKQVIQNRKFSYDMDVTEVTEVYRLNSDNAAVFEEGCCRDCEGDEKPTHAKLVFKYYTIWCGLKGVTPLKESAFRNRMAKLGRNYRRSTEYNKDTKKSDNIYFYEGTYVYPTEIK, from the coding sequence ATGACCGCAGAACAGCTTTGGAACAATACGAAGCCTATTAAATGCAGCATCGGACAGCAAATGGAGTATGAACCCCCAGCCGGTTCATTAATGGCCAGGCTTCGGAGCAAGTACAACAAACTCCCGGACCTTGATCCCGAACTTTGCAATTTTATAATCACAGATCCCACAATAGACGAATTAATAAATACAGACTTTGAAAAAGTAACAAATCCTGGGAATGTATACAGAAAGCTAACCGGTAAACTGATCGATTTTACAGATAAAGAAATCGACCTGATTATCACAACCTATGCAAAATCTAACTTTTGGGAGATGATCCCGGAAGGAAGCAGGATGGAACGCATCCAGCAGATAAAGGAGGAAAAGAAAGAGAACGAGAGAGTAAGTAAAAGGCGACCAGACAAAACGGACAAAACGAAGATAAAAGTCCCATTCAAAGACGTGGGCGACAAAATAATGAACACCTATAGCCTGTTTGTAATGGCAGACACTAAAGAATTTTATGTATATATAAACGGCGTTTATAAAAACGAAGGAAGCGAACTATTCATAAGGGCAAGAATTCGAGCAATATATGGGGACCTGTACGAAGAAAAATTAAGAGACGAATGCCCAGACATAGACGATGTAGAAAGACCAACACCGGGCTCTAAATACATTCACGAAGTACTTGAATATATAAGAGACTGTGCATTTATCCAGCGCCGGGAGATTGACCAGAGGCAATTAAACTCGCGTTATATAAACCTTACAAATGGGTTGTTCAACCTCGATACGTGGAAATTGGAACCGCATGACCCGGAGTATTTAAGCATATCACAAATACCGGTTACATATGACACCAAAGCAAACTGCCCGGAAATAAAAAATTATCTCGTTTCCTGCGAACTTGAAGAGAAAAATGTTAACCTACTGCTTGAATTTGCGGGATATTGTCTTATTCCTGATGTCAGTATGCAAAAGGCTTTGATGCTGTATGGTACCGGCTCAAACGGTAAATCGGTTTTTATTAACCTCTTAAAGAACATATTGGGAAAAGGTAACGTAAGTAGTGAAACATTACAGGACCTTGAGGAAAACCCTTATAGAGTCGCGAACTTATACGGCAAACTTCTAAACGCTTTCCCGGACCTGAAAGATAGTACATTACAGACAAATGAAAAATTCAATACCCTAACAGGAAACGATACAGAGCTAATGGCTGAGCGCAAATATCAGAATTCTTTTTCTTTTAATCCTACTGTGAAACTGATGTTCTCAGCCAATCGAATTCCATTCGCTTACTCGGACAACTACGCATACTACAGAAGATGGATGTTAATCAAGTTCCCGCGAACCTTCGAAAAAAACGAAATAGACGAGCACCTTATAAACAAACTAACGACTGAACAGGAAAAAAGTGGGTTTTTAAATCTAATGCTTGCTGGACTCAAACAGGTAATTCAAAACAGAAAGTTTTCATATGACATGGATGTAACGGAAGTCACAGAAGTATACCGTTTAAATTCAGATAACGCAGCCGTATTTGAAGAAGGATGCTGTAGGGATTGCGAAGGAGACGAAAAACCGACACATGCAAAACTCGTTTTCAAATATTATACAATATGGTGCGGTCTTAAAGGTGTGACACCTTTAAAAGAGTCTGCTTTCAGAAACCGTATGGCCAAACTCGGACGTAATTATAGAAGGAGTACAGAATATAACAAGGATACGAAGAAGTCAGACAATATATATTTTTACGAGGGCACTTATGTATACCCTACAGAGATTAAATAA